The following proteins come from a genomic window of Natronosalvus vescus:
- the aglJ gene encoding S-layer glycoprotein N-glycosyltransferase AglJ, whose amino-acid sequence MNDEGGLESEYHDGDTQVTDATVEERPLSDIDHPLTPARVCILIPTLEEAATIGSVIDDFRDRGYENVLVVDGDSGDGTRDIARDHGARVLTQSGSGKGQAVREAIEHIDADYVLMLDGDGTYDPDDAETMLEPLTRGYEHVIGNRFARMDEDAMKRLNGVGNRLINGAFGFIHGANYGDILSGYRAFTRDSFERLLLEADGFTIETELAVECVRQGIETTVVPVSYRARPEDSETNLHPVWDGGTIILTLYSLAKTNNPLFYFGSVGVTSILTGCLLAGFVLWQWIQYNIGHEIIAVVSAAAILLGVQLLMFGVLSDMIVTLHREQRRRLESVRREIHGDRER is encoded by the coding sequence ATGAACGACGAGGGTGGTCTCGAATCGGAATATCACGACGGTGACACACAGGTTACGGACGCGACCGTCGAGGAGAGACCACTGTCCGATATCGATCACCCCCTTACGCCCGCACGGGTCTGCATCCTGATCCCGACGCTCGAGGAGGCCGCGACGATCGGCAGCGTCATCGACGACTTCCGCGACCGCGGCTACGAGAACGTGCTCGTCGTCGATGGCGACTCGGGCGACGGCACGCGCGATATCGCTCGCGATCACGGGGCCCGCGTGCTCACCCAGTCCGGCTCCGGGAAGGGCCAGGCCGTTCGCGAGGCGATCGAGCACATCGACGCCGACTACGTGTTGATGCTCGACGGCGACGGCACCTACGACCCGGACGACGCAGAGACCATGCTCGAACCGCTCACCCGCGGTTACGAGCACGTCATCGGGAACCGCTTTGCGCGGATGGACGAAGATGCCATGAAGCGGCTCAACGGCGTCGGCAATCGTCTCATCAACGGTGCGTTTGGGTTCATCCACGGCGCGAACTACGGGGACATTCTCTCGGGCTACCGGGCGTTCACCCGCGACTCCTTCGAGCGATTGTTGCTCGAGGCGGACGGGTTTACGATCGAGACGGAACTCGCCGTCGAATGCGTCCGCCAGGGAATCGAGACGACGGTCGTCCCGGTTAGCTACCGTGCGCGACCGGAGGACTCGGAGACGAACCTCCACCCGGTCTGGGACGGCGGGACGATCATCCTGACGCTGTACTCACTCGCGAAGACGAACAACCCGCTGTTTTATTTCGGCAGCGTTGGGGTCACCTCGATCCTGACCGGTTGTCTCCTGGCTGGCTTCGTCCTCTGGCAGTGGATTCAGTACAACATCGGCCACGAGATTATCGCCGTCGTGTCGGCGGCGGCGATCCTCCTCGGGGTGCAACTCCTCATGTTCGGCGTCCTCTCGGATATGATCGTGACGCTCCACCGCGAACAGCGCCGACGGCTCGAGTCGGTGCGTCGCGAGATACACGGCGACCGTGAGCGGTGA
- a CDS encoding SHOCT domain-containing protein, translating to MTADDLVRTIIIIVGILFLAPIVLMVLLWPAMGMGGGHMWDGGMWNGTGSWFWMGSWLFTVLVVGAIGYLLFSALRGPDGRETDSALEELRLAYARGDLTDEEFETRRERLERDR from the coding sequence ATGACCGCTGATGACCTCGTTCGGACGATCATTATCATCGTTGGGATCCTCTTCCTGGCACCGATCGTGCTTATGGTGCTTCTGTGGCCGGCAATGGGGATGGGTGGCGGGCACATGTGGGACGGCGGCATGTGGAATGGCACCGGCTCGTGGTTCTGGATGGGCAGCTGGCTGTTCACCGTCCTCGTCGTCGGTGCGATTGGCTACCTGCTGTTCAGCGCGCTTCGAGGGCCGGACGGTCGGGAAACCGACAGTGCCCTCGAGGAGTTGCGCCTGGCGTACGCTCGAGGTGATCTCACCGACGAGGAGTTCGAGACGCGTCGTGAGCGACTGGAGCGAGATAGATGA
- a CDS encoding ZIP family metal transporter has protein sequence MVLLENLALVFVAGFITALATGLGALPFFFFDEISDRRNVLLWGLSSGIMVSASVFGLIEEGLAVGTPLEIGAGMAAGVLLVVVAHDVLVDADIDPREYEEADFKKLVLILGILTVHSFPEGIAVGVAFADLGLEGGVPVLGFTVPLLAVFMTVAISIHNIPEGTAISIPLKSMGVERWKMVWWAVFSSLPQPIGAVLAFGFVRIAREFLPFGFGFAAGAMIYLVLSEFVPEALDIGSDLPHGGKRELVAGFAIGVVAMLPLTLI, from the coding sequence ATGGTGCTCCTCGAGAACCTCGCCCTGGTGTTCGTAGCCGGCTTCATCACCGCGCTGGCGACGGGACTGGGAGCGCTCCCGTTTTTCTTCTTCGACGAGATCAGCGACCGCCGAAACGTGTTGTTGTGGGGACTATCTTCGGGGATCATGGTGTCTGCCTCCGTGTTCGGTCTCATCGAGGAGGGGCTCGCCGTAGGGACGCCACTCGAGATCGGTGCCGGCATGGCCGCTGGGGTCTTGCTCGTGGTCGTTGCCCACGACGTGCTCGTAGACGCCGACATCGATCCCCGCGAGTACGAGGAGGCCGATTTCAAAAAGCTCGTCCTCATCCTCGGTATCCTGACCGTCCACAGCTTCCCGGAGGGGATCGCCGTCGGCGTGGCGTTCGCCGATCTCGGTCTCGAGGGTGGGGTGCCCGTCCTCGGGTTCACCGTCCCGCTGCTGGCCGTATTCATGACGGTCGCCATCTCGATTCACAACATTCCGGAGGGGACGGCAATCTCGATCCCGCTGAAGTCGATGGGCGTCGAACGCTGGAAAATGGTCTGGTGGGCAGTCTTCTCGAGCCTCCCGCAACCGATCGGGGCCGTCCTCGCGTTCGGTTTCGTTCGGATCGCTCGCGAGTTCCTCCCATTCGGCTTCGGGTTCGCGGCAGGGGCGATGATCTACCTCGTCCTATCCGAGTTCGTCCCGGAAGCCCTCGACATTGGTAGCGACCTCCCCCACGGCGGGAAACGCGAACTCGTCGCCGGCTTCGCGATCGGCGTGGTGGCAATGCTCCCGCTAACGTTGATCTGA
- a CDS encoding universal stress protein has protein sequence MKAVCATDLSVASEATIESETCLECLGRIGIDEIHLVTVIPSNVHAGMPGIDFEGRRRRALKRYRRVIEDAGFEVETHVVRGTPHRRIVGIAETIGASLTVVGSRGKSPLENRVIGSTARNLARTTTTPLLVNRIERAADDPKVLRERLFQRVLYATDFSENAEAAFETFSYLRHATQEAMLVHVETPKDPGLPEDEDPEEQLIDLATRLEEWGIETQTKVRQGDPADEILAAEATYEPSTILVGSRGHSRLRRLLLGSVSEDIVARAEGNVLLVPPSGVV, from the coding sequence ATGAAAGCCGTCTGTGCAACCGACCTCTCGGTAGCGAGTGAAGCGACCATCGAGAGCGAAACCTGCCTCGAGTGTCTCGGCCGGATCGGCATCGATGAGATCCACCTGGTAACGGTCATCCCGTCGAACGTCCACGCCGGGATGCCCGGCATCGACTTCGAGGGGCGTCGTCGTCGTGCACTCAAGCGATACCGTCGCGTCATCGAGGACGCCGGCTTCGAGGTCGAAACTCACGTCGTTCGCGGGACGCCACACCGACGAATCGTCGGGATTGCCGAAACGATCGGTGCCAGCCTCACGGTCGTCGGCTCCCGCGGAAAAAGCCCGCTCGAGAATCGCGTGATCGGGTCGACCGCGCGCAACCTCGCGCGGACGACGACGACGCCGTTGCTCGTCAACCGGATCGAACGCGCGGCGGACGATCCCAAGGTGCTCAGAGAACGCCTTTTCCAGCGCGTGCTGTACGCGACGGACTTCTCCGAGAACGCCGAGGCCGCGTTCGAGACGTTTTCGTACCTACGTCACGCGACCCAGGAGGCGATGCTGGTGCACGTCGAGACGCCGAAAGACCCGGGGCTCCCGGAAGACGAAGATCCCGAGGAACAGCTCATAGACCTGGCGACCCGGCTCGAGGAGTGGGGGATCGAGACCCAGACCAAGGTGCGACAGGGCGACCCGGCCGACGAAATCCTCGCCGCGGAGGCGACCTACGAACCCTCGACGATCCTCGTCGGCTCGCGCGGGCACAGCCGCCTGCGCCGGTTGCTCCTCGGCAGCGTCTCCGAAGACATCGTCGCTCGAGCCGAGGGGAATGTCTTGCTCGTGCCGCCCTCCGGAGTCGTCTGA
- a CDS encoding DUF7512 family protein, translating to MIDVITLPLYVQAILLLVLVLVEAVGFYAGYGAIERVIAPPVIETLEQV from the coding sequence ATGATCGATGTCATCACGCTCCCGTTGTACGTACAGGCAATCCTCCTTCTCGTGCTCGTCCTCGTGGAAGCCGTTGGCTTCTACGCTGGATATGGCGCTATCGAGCGAGTCATCGCACCACCGGTAATCGAAACCCTCGAGCAGGTCTGA
- a CDS encoding sulfite exporter TauE/SafE family protein, with protein sequence MAILGLGIEMLVLFVAFGFMVGVFFGFFGMGGSFLVTPALLILGYPAPVAIGSSMAFVFGTAVIATMKHHDVGQVDYKLGALMFVGIALGIEGGKYVVFFLESLGRAEVVIGTAYVLLLGAIGVLFIRSARNQSAAEDGDGTHDADEIPEIAKTIKSYNIPPMVTLTDGSKASMWTISGVGGGVGLVSGFLGVGGGFIRMPAIYYLIGVPLAAAVGTSLFGALMSGAVGAFTYGLGGFVDLGVVTALLAGSALGARIGSALTAYVDEDDVTIYFGIMLLLASVGVAFGELATWLEMPILDSLSFVLLVGSSAFVTAVILFYGTKAIRTTDVKSTASAGDTD encoded by the coding sequence ATGGCGATACTTGGTCTTGGAATCGAGATGCTGGTGCTGTTCGTCGCCTTCGGCTTCATGGTCGGGGTCTTCTTCGGGTTCTTCGGGATGGGTGGCTCCTTCCTGGTCACGCCCGCGTTGTTGATCCTCGGCTATCCGGCCCCAGTGGCGATCGGGAGTTCGATGGCGTTCGTCTTCGGGACGGCCGTCATCGCGACGATGAAACACCACGACGTCGGACAGGTCGACTACAAACTCGGCGCGCTGATGTTCGTCGGGATCGCACTCGGCATCGAGGGCGGGAAGTACGTCGTCTTCTTCCTGGAGTCCCTCGGACGAGCGGAGGTCGTCATCGGGACGGCCTACGTGCTGTTGCTCGGTGCGATCGGCGTGTTGTTCATCCGGAGCGCGCGCAACCAGTCGGCAGCCGAAGACGGCGACGGAACGCACGACGCCGACGAAATCCCCGAGATTGCAAAGACGATCAAATCCTACAATATCCCGCCGATGGTGACGCTCACCGATGGCAGCAAGGCGTCGATGTGGACAATCTCGGGCGTCGGCGGTGGTGTCGGTCTCGTCTCGGGCTTTCTCGGCGTCGGTGGAGGATTCATTCGGATGCCCGCGATCTACTACCTGATCGGGGTGCCACTCGCCGCCGCCGTTGGCACGAGCCTCTTTGGCGCGCTCATGTCCGGTGCTGTCGGGGCGTTCACCTACGGGCTCGGCGGCTTCGTCGACCTCGGCGTCGTGACGGCCCTGCTGGCCGGGAGCGCCCTGGGCGCTCGTATCGGCTCAGCGCTGACGGCCTACGTCGACGAGGACGACGTCACGATCTACTTCGGGATCATGCTCCTCCTCGCGAGCGTTGGCGTCGCCTTCGGCGAACTCGCCACCTGGCTCGAGATGCCGATCCTCGACTCGTTGAGTTTCGTCCTGCTCGTCGGTTCCTCGGCGTTCGTGACGGCCGTGATCCTCTTCTACGGTACCAAAGCGATTCGAACGACGGACGTGAAATCGACCGCGTCAGCGGGGGATACCGATTGA
- a CDS encoding cation:proton antiporter: MVVAIVALILALGVVSRVVADRVRIPSVLFLIIAGIVIGPEVLGLVSQDTFGSGLSAVVGVSVAIILFEGGYHLTLGKLRESPTALSRLTTVGAVITWLGTAAAVIIFLDTSLEVGLLVGALLIATGPTVIGPILNVVTVRDHVASVLEGEGVINDVTAAILVVVVFEVLIAGDGSLTHLVANFALRLLVGLGVGALVAGVVWLVLTRGNLAPGNGPLHARMIVLAGIVVAYGGAEVIASETGIAAAAMAGFALGNVDLPHHEAVIDFLDDLSVVVLSFVFVALAALIDFGDIIQLGLAGLAVVVAITLVLRPIVIYLSTTNERFTRSERLFLSAVGPRGIIPASVATLFAVELQALGRPQEAQLLAGTVFLIIFATVVLQAGLARQIAQTLNVSPMRTILVGGGRVGLSLAERLEQDGENVLLIDNDPDAVENGRKRGLRVLEGDGTDADVLEKAGADNAKTVISTTPDDDVNLLVCQLAKTTFDVEKVASRVNQPDNVGAFESLGVHAIDLSMATAWSLENVLERPSLSAWMNELGRTGDVQEIEVTAEDLVGKSIADLNSEIPDGTIAGLLTHRDGETEVPTGDHELREGDRVTFIGQVGAVDRAVKRFHPHD; encoded by the coding sequence ATGGTCGTCGCTATCGTCGCGCTCATCCTGGCTCTCGGCGTCGTCTCGCGCGTCGTCGCCGACCGCGTCCGGATCCCGAGCGTGCTGTTCCTGATCATCGCCGGGATCGTCATCGGTCCCGAGGTGCTCGGACTGGTCTCACAGGACACCTTCGGCAGTGGCCTCTCGGCAGTGGTCGGCGTCAGCGTCGCAATCATCCTCTTCGAGGGTGGCTATCATCTCACCCTCGGAAAGCTCCGTGAGAGTCCGACTGCACTCTCACGGTTGACCACGGTCGGCGCGGTGATCACCTGGCTCGGAACGGCCGCTGCCGTCATCATCTTCCTCGACACCAGCCTCGAGGTCGGACTGCTGGTCGGGGCGCTGTTGATCGCGACCGGGCCGACCGTCATCGGGCCGATTCTAAACGTCGTCACCGTCCGCGATCACGTCGCCTCTGTCCTCGAGGGGGAGGGTGTCATCAACGACGTGACCGCCGCGATCCTGGTGGTCGTCGTCTTCGAAGTGCTGATCGCCGGCGATGGCAGCCTCACCCACCTTGTCGCCAACTTCGCCCTGCGATTGCTCGTCGGCCTCGGCGTCGGGGCGCTCGTCGCCGGCGTCGTCTGGCTGGTGCTCACTCGCGGGAACCTCGCGCCCGGGAACGGACCACTCCACGCGCGGATGATCGTCCTCGCCGGCATCGTCGTCGCCTACGGCGGGGCCGAAGTGATCGCCAGCGAAACAGGTATCGCCGCTGCAGCGATGGCCGGGTTCGCCCTCGGGAACGTCGACCTGCCCCACCACGAGGCCGTGATCGACTTCCTGGACGACCTCTCGGTGGTCGTCCTCTCGTTCGTCTTCGTCGCGCTGGCAGCGCTGATCGACTTCGGGGACATCATCCAGCTCGGTCTTGCCGGCCTCGCTGTCGTCGTCGCGATCACGTTGGTGCTCCGGCCCATCGTGATCTACCTATCGACGACGAACGAACGGTTCACCCGGAGCGAACGGCTGTTCCTCAGCGCCGTCGGCCCACGGGGGATCATCCCTGCGAGCGTCGCGACGCTGTTCGCCGTCGAACTGCAGGCACTCGGTCGGCCACAGGAGGCCCAGCTGCTGGCCGGAACCGTGTTCCTGATCATCTTCGCGACGGTTGTCCTCCAGGCTGGGCTCGCCCGACAGATTGCACAAACTCTCAACGTCTCACCAATGCGCACGATACTTGTTGGTGGGGGACGGGTCGGCCTGTCCCTCGCCGAACGGCTCGAACAGGATGGAGAAAACGTACTGCTCATCGACAACGACCCAGACGCCGTCGAGAACGGGCGCAAACGCGGACTCCGGGTTCTCGAGGGCGACGGCACCGACGCCGACGTCCTCGAGAAAGCGGGTGCCGACAACGCGAAGACGGTCATCTCGACGACGCCCGACGACGACGTCAACCTGCTGGTCTGCCAGCTGGCGAAGACGACTTTCGACGTCGAGAAGGTCGCCTCGCGGGTCAACCAGCCCGACAACGTCGGCGCCTTCGAATCGCTTGGCGTCCATGCGATCGACCTCTCGATGGCGACCGCCTGGTCGCTCGAGAACGTGCTCGAGCGGCCGTCGCTGTCGGCGTGGATGAACGAACTCGGTCGAACCGGAGACGTCCAGGAGATCGAGGTCACGGCCGAGGATCTGGTCGGGAAGTCGATTGCCGACCTCAACTCGGAGATCCCGGACGGGACAATCGCCGGGCTGTTGACTCACAGGGATGGGGAGACGGAAGTCCCAACTGGTGACCACGAACTCCGGGAGGGTGACCGGGTTACGTTCATCGGCCAGGTCGGCGCGGTCGATCGGGCCGTCAAGCGATTCCACCCGCACGACTGA
- a CDS encoding universal stress protein, with product MTSRSDTEETILVPVANAETAARQLDTAIDIACDRSASILLLFVLDVPSQLSLADGRRYLLEDDDERMLEEAVHRVESQGVPVESRIRIARGVATGIVGAVDEHDVDTILLGWRGRPPREDIILGNHLDRVLRSAECDVLVQRIKLPRPDVDRILVPVAGGPHSAFAAETAAAIARQNDASVTLLHVHDESDSDGTVEDAEALLEETRGQVSDVASVETALVESDAVTGTITDWTTDHDVTVMGVSRGGLVQRKLLGTVSEAVGRHAAGSVILAKRYDPVPSRLRRLLP from the coding sequence ATGACATCGCGTTCGGACACCGAGGAAACGATACTCGTCCCCGTCGCCAACGCAGAAACGGCGGCGCGACAACTGGACACCGCGATCGATATCGCCTGTGACCGATCAGCCAGCATCCTCTTGTTGTTCGTCCTCGACGTGCCGTCACAGCTCTCACTCGCCGACGGCCGTCGTTACCTGCTCGAGGACGACGACGAGCGGATGCTCGAGGAGGCCGTTCACCGCGTAGAATCCCAGGGTGTGCCCGTCGAAAGCCGGATCCGAATCGCCCGCGGGGTCGCGACGGGAATCGTCGGTGCAGTGGACGAACACGACGTCGACACAATTTTGCTGGGGTGGCGCGGCCGGCCACCCCGAGAGGACATTATCCTCGGAAACCACCTCGACCGAGTGCTTCGAAGTGCCGAGTGCGACGTCCTCGTCCAGCGAATCAAACTCCCGAGACCGGACGTCGACCGCATCCTGGTGCCGGTCGCCGGAGGGCCACACAGCGCGTTCGCTGCCGAAACGGCAGCAGCGATCGCTCGGCAGAACGACGCGTCGGTGACGCTGTTGCACGTTCACGACGAATCGGATTCCGATGGTACCGTCGAAGACGCAGAAGCGCTGCTCGAGGAGACCCGAGGACAGGTCAGCGACGTCGCATCCGTCGAGACGGCACTCGTCGAAAGCGATGCGGTCACCGGAACGATCACCGACTGGACAACCGACCACGACGTGACCGTGATGGGTGTCTCTCGAGGCGGACTCGTGCAGCGAAAACTCCTCGGCACCGTCTCGGAAGCCGTCGGTCGACACGCGGCGGGGTCGGTGATCCTCGCGAAGCGGTACGATCCCGTCCCGTCGCGTCTACGCCGGCTCCTGCCGTAA
- a CDS encoding universal stress protein, which produces MFGSILVPTDGSTSAEAPIAHALELARVDDATIHALYVVDGDLETPALDAESRDTLADASEKRGQEATVRIENAADEQGFRSVREVREGAPHTAILEYAEEQAVDLIVMGTHGRTGAERVRLGSTTERVIMLSDVPVVSVPLEAEGGDASYDRIVIPTDGSDAAERAAATALDVAEGTDATVHVVYVVDTTTYELEDAPRSIVGLLKEGGENATSSIAEMARDRDLSAKTDVRRGQPASKLLEYASAVDADLLVMGTRGQALGTRGQPVDADRLLGSTTARVVRRSSVPVLTVR; this is translated from the coding sequence GTGTTCGGATCCATACTCGTCCCGACAGACGGCAGCACCAGTGCCGAGGCACCGATCGCCCACGCACTCGAACTGGCTCGAGTGGACGACGCGACCATCCACGCGCTGTACGTCGTCGACGGCGACCTCGAGACGCCTGCACTCGACGCCGAGAGCCGCGACACGCTCGCGGACGCGTCGGAAAAACGGGGGCAGGAGGCGACCGTCCGAATCGAGAACGCCGCGGACGAGCAGGGCTTCAGGAGCGTTCGGGAGGTTCGCGAAGGGGCACCACACACGGCGATCCTCGAGTACGCCGAGGAGCAGGCCGTCGACCTGATCGTGATGGGAACACACGGTCGAACCGGAGCAGAACGAGTTCGCCTGGGGAGTACGACCGAACGGGTCATCATGCTCTCCGACGTTCCCGTGGTGTCGGTTCCCCTCGAAGCGGAGGGAGGCGACGCATCGTACGACCGGATCGTGATCCCGACCGACGGCAGTGACGCAGCCGAGCGCGCTGCCGCCACCGCACTCGACGTCGCCGAGGGAACCGACGCGACCGTCCACGTCGTCTACGTGGTCGATACGACGACGTACGAACTCGAGGATGCACCACGGAGTATCGTCGGGTTGCTCAAAGAGGGTGGAGAAAACGCCACGTCGTCCATCGCCGAGATGGCTCGAGATCGCGACCTCAGCGCGAAAACCGACGTTCGCCGGGGCCAGCCTGCGTCGAAACTGCTCGAGTACGCCTCGGCCGTCGACGCCGACCTGCTCGTGATGGGGACGCGGGGCCAGGCACTGGGAACCCGGGGGCAACCGGTCGACGCCGATCGGTTGCTCGGCAGTACGACCGCCCGTGTCGTCCGACGGTCGTCGGTGCCGGTGTTGACGGTCAGGTGA
- a CDS encoding universal stress protein has protein sequence MATVLLAVDHDEDRAVAQADSLLGLDLEPAATHVRIVHVFTDNPEGASVTQIGAVRRAKERLEGTDFEVSVEGQSGEPADEILAAAEVHDADVISIAGRKRTPAGKALFGSVAQNVFLNTERPVLLCSANDR, from the coding sequence ATGGCCACAGTACTACTTGCCGTCGATCACGACGAAGACCGAGCCGTAGCCCAGGCCGACTCGCTTCTCGGCCTCGATCTCGAGCCAGCCGCCACACACGTTCGAATCGTCCACGTGTTCACGGACAACCCGGAGGGTGCCTCAGTCACCCAGATCGGGGCCGTCCGCCGAGCGAAAGAGCGCCTCGAGGGAACGGACTTCGAAGTGAGCGTCGAAGGGCAAAGCGGCGAGCCAGCCGACGAGATCCTGGCGGCCGCAGAGGTACACGATGCGGACGTGATCTCCATCGCGGGCCGCAAACGAACGCCTGCTGGCAAGGCGCTGTTCGGCAGCGTCGCCCAGAACGTGTTCCTCAACACCGAGCGACCTGTGTTGCTGTGTAGTGCGAACGATAGGTGA
- a CDS encoding APC family permease gives MTADGPPVDAEANTGTDTGTVTADATRHEGGAELERTIGLAGGLSIGVGTMIGAGIFVFPGLAAGRAGPAAAASFAIGAVIALLVALPTAELATAMPRSGGGYYFISRGMGAVFGAIVGISLWLGLVFASAFYLVGLGEYAVATLAEAGVAVGGGSMVVALGIVVGIGLTAMSMTGTENTAALQNVVVGTLLLLLSVFLFYGLLDAVGVFGRETVPEQFAPAGYVPIMTTAALVFTSYLGFAQVATVAGEITDPGRNLPLAMVGSVVIVGVFYVLTIFVATSAIGSDALEAAGETAIVEVAREFFGLPGAVAILLAGLLATLSSANASILSASRALYALSRDLIVPREASRINLRYGTPHIALALVGGPVIVLVGTGQTELLAEVASFLHLVMYGLICVALIVLRRRDPDWYEPDFIIPGYPAVPVVGAVSSFGLIAFMQPTSRWVGVAIMLAALGWYAYYARDVHLKRGETDD, from the coding sequence ATGACAGCCGATGGGCCGCCGGTAGACGCCGAGGCTAATACCGGCACCGATACCGGTACCGTCACCGCAGACGCGACTCGACACGAGGGTGGTGCGGAACTCGAGCGAACCATCGGCCTCGCCGGTGGCCTCTCGATTGGCGTCGGAACCATGATCGGTGCCGGCATTTTCGTCTTTCCAGGTCTCGCCGCCGGGCGAGCCGGGCCGGCCGCGGCCGCCTCGTTCGCCATCGGAGCCGTGATCGCGTTGCTCGTCGCGCTGCCGACCGCAGAACTGGCGACAGCCATGCCGAGAAGCGGCGGCGGCTACTACTTCATCTCCCGCGGCATGGGGGCCGTGTTTGGGGCCATCGTCGGCATCAGTCTCTGGCTCGGCCTCGTCTTCGCGTCGGCGTTTTATCTCGTCGGACTCGGCGAGTACGCGGTAGCAACCCTCGCGGAGGCGGGCGTGGCCGTTGGCGGCGGGTCGATGGTCGTCGCCCTCGGCATCGTCGTCGGGATCGGGTTGACGGCGATGAGTATGACTGGAACCGAAAACACGGCGGCCCTCCAGAACGTCGTCGTCGGTACCTTGCTCCTGTTGTTGAGTGTGTTTCTATTCTACGGTCTCCTCGATGCGGTCGGCGTGTTCGGGCGGGAGACGGTTCCCGAGCAGTTCGCGCCGGCCGGCTACGTCCCGATCATGACGACGGCTGCGCTCGTGTTTACCTCGTATCTCGGGTTCGCACAGGTTGCGACGGTCGCCGGAGAAATTACTGATCCCGGGCGGAACCTGCCACTGGCGATGGTCGGTTCGGTCGTGATCGTCGGTGTGTTTTACGTCCTCACGATCTTTGTCGCCACGAGCGCCATCGGCAGCGACGCGCTCGAGGCCGCCGGCGAGACCGCGATCGTCGAGGTTGCTCGCGAGTTCTTCGGTCTCCCCGGCGCCGTCGCTATCCTCCTCGCCGGCCTGCTCGCGACGCTCTCGAGCGCGAACGCATCGATTCTCTCCGCGTCTCGAGCGCTGTACGCGCTCAGTCGCGATCTGATCGTCCCTCGGGAAGCCAGTCGGATCAACCTGCGCTACGGGACGCCCCACATCGCCCTCGCGCTCGTCGGCGGCCCCGTCATCGTGCTCGTCGGAACCGGCCAGACCGAACTGCTCGCGGAGGTCGCCTCGTTTCTTCACCTCGTCATGTACGGCCTGATCTGTGTGGCACTGATCGTCCTACGCCGTCGAGACCCAGATTGGTACGAACCCGACTTCATCATCCCCGGCTACCCGGCCGTGCCCGTCGTCGGCGCGGTCTCGAGTTTCGGCCTCATCGCGTTTATGCAGCCGACGTCTCGCTGGGTGGGCGTTGCCATCATGCTCGCGGCGCTCGGGTGGTACGCCTATTATGCTCGAGACGTTCATCTCAAACGAGGTGAGACCGATGACTGA
- a CDS encoding universal stress protein, whose translation MTEPERPHRVLVPVEILRGQAIPETLIEVLSSVPVVLLGYHEVPEQTAPGQARMQFEEKAQRELDELVRAFEDAGGTVATRLVFTHDAMKTFERIAAELECDAVVLLNPAPRLERVLLPLRGDLIATPITRLVGAILAASDARVTLFHVSATEDEQSEARALLDDAAAMLEAEGIEANRIEPMNVVADDPLETIVEVADDHDFIIMGESQPSIRDRLFGDPSTAVATQTVNPVLVVRRRFLEMDADEREDRVDDLEETADAFDEDRSDENTVDTH comes from the coding sequence ATGACTGAGCCGGAGCGTCCCCACCGCGTGCTCGTCCCCGTCGAGATCCTTCGCGGGCAGGCGATTCCCGAGACGCTCATCGAGGTGCTCTCGTCGGTTCCCGTCGTCTTACTCGGCTACCACGAGGTGCCCGAACAGACCGCCCCAGGCCAGGCTCGAATGCAGTTCGAGGAGAAAGCCCAGCGCGAACTCGACGAGCTCGTGAGGGCGTTCGAGGACGCCGGTGGTACTGTCGCGACGCGACTGGTGTTTACCCACGACGCGATGAAAACGTTCGAGCGGATCGCTGCCGAACTCGAGTGCGATGCCGTCGTCTTGCTCAACCCCGCACCGCGACTCGAGCGCGTGTTGCTCCCACTCAGGGGCGACCTCATCGCCACACCCATCACCAGGCTCGTCGGGGCGATCCTGGCCGCCAGCGACGCCCGGGTCACCCTCTTTCACGTCTCGGCGACCGAAGACGAACAGTCGGAAGCACGGGCGCTGTTGGACGACGCCGCTGCGATGCTCGAGGCCGAAGGGATCGAAGCGAACCGAATCGAACCGATGAACGTCGTCGCCGACGATCCACTCGAGACGATCGTCGAGGTCGCCGACGACCACGATTTCATCATCATGGGCGAAAGCCAGCCGTCGATCCGCGATCGACTCTTCGGCGACCCGTCGACGGCCGTCGCGACCCAGACCGTCAACCCCGTCCTGGTCGTTCGTCGCCGATTCCTCGAGATGGATGCGGACGAACGCGAGGATCGCGTCGACGACCTCGAGGAGACGGCCGACGCGTTCGACGAGGACAGGAGCGACGAGAACACCGTCGACACCCACTGA